The genomic interval AAAGCTGATCAATATAACCCAGATATGGCCATGTAAAGTAAGGATTATATGCTTGCCTGGCCGGGGAAAAGCTGATTAAGGCGATGACGATAATTACGAATGTTATGAACAATCGCGGATAATTGCGCGGATAATCCATAAAATACCTGAGTTTTCCGGTGATCAGGACTTCGGGAATTACATAATACACAGCAAGGCAGACGCAGGAATAAATTACGTATCCAAAATTGTAAACAACTAACTTATCAGAGTCATAATGCTGCTGAGCCATAACTGCCGCAGGTGCCGGTCCGTGCCAGAGCAAAACCCATGGAACAATACTGATAACTGCCACAGAATAATAGATCCAGGTTTTGTCCAAGAATAAGTTCTTCCAAAATTGTTTTAAACCTGAACTCTTTTTTAATAATTCAAGAAGTTCATAACCCGCAATAGCGGCCGGAAACGCGAGCATATATTGTCTGCTGCTTACTGCTGCTATAAAAAATAAGGCTCCTAATGCATGTGATCGTTTGATATAGGCAACAGTTCCTGCCAATACAAAAATCATTGCAAAAATGTCTGTATAATAGTATACGCTGCACAGATAATAATTCGGGAAGGCAATTAATCCGGCAAGGCATAAGAAAAAGCGCCTGGAATTGTCTGGTGCAGACCACACAAAAATCATAAGCAGCAAAAAGCTTATACTGTATGTTAGTAAACGGAGATACTGAACATTTTCACCAAAAGCACTCATAACCCAGCCCCCTAAAATAAAAGGTACCGGTGTATTCAATTCATTATAACTCTTGAGCAAATCCAGGGAGGGCAGGGGTTCTTTACTAAAAAAAACAGCCGTTGGCAAATAATGAAATTCGTCCTGATATAAGGGTCCGCTGAAATTCTTTTTTAGAAAAAAAATGGCAATGAAAATTATTAAAAGTACTAATGAGGTATAAAGTTTTTTTGAATACATATAACTTGTTTTAAACAAAATTAACCTCTGCCGATAAACGGATCCCAAATTTATGTTCAACAGAATCCTGAATTTTTTCTGACAGCATTTTTATATCTTGCCCGGTTCCTTCACCATAATTAACCAAAACCAATGCCTGACGTTCGTGGACTCCTATCTGCCCTTCGCGGTAGCCTTTCCAGCCAGCCTGTTCAATAAGCCAGCCAGCAGGTACTTTAATTTTATCATTTCCAACAGCATAACCTGGCACTGTTGGGAAAGAATTTTTCAATAATTCAAACTGTGATTTTTCTATTTCAGGGTTTTTAAAAAAACTTCCCGCGTTTCCGATTTGTGCCGGATCGGGCAATTTGCTTTGCCTGATATGAATGACAGCATTGCTAATGGTACGTAGTGAAACATTTGCAACATTCATTTCCTGCAATGTCTTTTTTATGTCACCGTATTCAATATTAAAAACCGGCTTTTTATTTAGCCTGTAAACAACTCCGGTAATGATGTACTGATCTTTCAGCTCTTTTTTAAAAATGCTTTCCCTGTACCCAAACCGGCATTCTTCCCACGTGAAAACACGGACTTCGGCAGTAGTAATAGAAATGGCTTCAACGGTTTCAATCACATCTTTTATTTCCACTCCGTAAGCTCCGATATTCTGCATGGGAGCAGCTCCGGCTGTTCCGGGGATCAAGGACAGGTTTTCTATACCTGCGTATTGACTGGCCACACAGTACATAACCAGGTCATGCCAAACTTCACCAGCACCTACATGAAGCCATACGTGGTCGTCATTTTCCCTTATTTTTTCAATTCCTTTAATATCGGGATGAATTACAAGGGCGTCGATATTTTTGGTAAGCAAAATATTACTTCCTCCACCCAGAATAAATTTTGGAAAGTTGTTCCAGTTTTTGTCTGTTAATATAACTGCCAGTTCATCAACTGACTTTGCTTCCACGAAGTATCTGGCTTCCGATTCCAGGCCAAATGTATTGAGGTTACGAAGCGATACGTTTTGTTGGATTTGCATTGACTGTTTTTATTACTTGCCGCAAAGTTAGGTATTACATTCAAAATAGTGTTGAATTGGTGATTCTTCCAATTTTGGTTAAGTTTGTAAGCTCAATATGAATCGTTCCGAATATGCTGCCTGAAAAAAGTTTTTTTTTATGGACCTTATTATTAGGCATCCTTACACTATCAGGCTGTAGCAAAAAAATCTGTCCAGTTCTTCCGGTTCTGAATATCGTGAAGATTTATCCTCGATAAGGCCCCGGTTTGAATATATTGAACCTGTTTTTGACAAGAAAACCGAGACTGTAACCGCTCCTGTAAATTCGAGCGCAGGCAATGACAAACCATTGTATGTAAACAAAAGGCTGGAAATGGTTCTGGACACCATGTCCAAACAAAATAAATCTATTCGCTATATCAGTGGTTACCGGATTCAGATTTATGTAGGAAACGTAAGACAAGAAGCAGATGCTGCAAAATCTTACGTTTACCAGTCTTTTCCTGACCTGACACCATACGTTTCTTACTCCCAGCCAACATACCGCGTGAAAGTAGGCGACTTTATGTATCGCAGCGATGCCGAGCAATATCTGGATCAGATCAAAGAGCAGTATTCTTCTGCTGTGATCCTGGCAGACAGGGTTGAGATTAAAAAAAGCCTGATGCTGAGTTCCGGCGAACAGTGATTGCACTTAACTGATTATTATCAATTCATAAATTTCTATACATACTTATTTCATAATGAAAAAGGCATTAATTACGGGTATTACCGGGCAAGACGGGGCTTATTTGGCAGAATTACTTTTGAGTAAAGGCTATGAAGTCCATGGTATCAAACGCAGAAGCTCTCTGTTTAATACACAAAGAATTGATCACATATACGAAGATCCGCACGAAAGGAATGTTCGCTTTCATTTGCACTATGGGGATTTGAGTGATTCTACTAATATTATCAGGATCATTCAGGAAATCCAGCCTGATGAAATCTACAATCTGGGTGCTATGTCACACGTTCAGGTAAGTTTTGAAGAACCTGAATATACAGCCAATGTAGACGGAATTGGTACGTTGCGTATTCTGGAAGCGGTTCGTTTGCTTGGACTGACCAAGAA from Dyadobacter sp. NIV53 carries:
- a CDS encoding SPOR domain-containing protein, whose translation is MVLDTMSKQNKSIRYISGYRIQIYVGNVRQEADAAKSYVYQSFPDLTPYVSYSQPTYRVKVGDFMYRSDAEQYLDQIKEQYSSAVILADRVEIKKSLMLSSGEQ
- the murB gene encoding UDP-N-acetylmuramate dehydrogenase; translation: MQIQQNVSLRNLNTFGLESEARYFVEAKSVDELAVILTDKNWNNFPKFILGGGSNILLTKNIDALVIHPDIKGIEKIRENDDHVWLHVGAGEVWHDLVMYCVASQYAGIENLSLIPGTAGAAPMQNIGAYGVEIKDVIETVEAISITTAEVRVFTWEECRFGYRESIFKKELKDQYIITGVVYRLNKKPVFNIEYGDIKKTLQEMNVANVSLRTISNAVIHIRQSKLPDPAQIGNAGSFFKNPEIEKSQFELLKNSFPTVPGYAVGNDKIKVPAGWLIEQAGWKGYREGQIGVHERQALVLVNYGEGTGQDIKMLSEKIQDSVEHKFGIRLSAEVNFV